In one Nocardioides sp. NBC_00368 genomic region, the following are encoded:
- a CDS encoding DUF6542 domain-containing protein, whose amino-acid sequence MSQRTIWEEGRESGRHVVALGSATSLTVTFVDLLIDDQIGLLFDFTFVAIALTLALIVRPSDFFVVGVLPPLIMLGIFILLAATQPGSIADAQDGFVQAVVSGLGHHAISLFVGYALCLGCLVMRRRVLRQRSETRDEVERERALAS is encoded by the coding sequence ATGAGTCAGCGCACCATCTGGGAGGAAGGACGCGAGTCCGGCCGCCATGTCGTCGCGCTCGGATCCGCCACCTCGCTGACCGTGACCTTCGTCGATCTGCTCATCGACGACCAGATCGGCCTCCTCTTCGACTTCACCTTCGTGGCGATCGCGCTGACGCTCGCACTCATCGTCAGGCCCAGCGACTTCTTCGTGGTCGGCGTGCTGCCACCGCTGATCATGCTCGGCATCTTCATCCTGCTGGCCGCGACCCAGCCCGGATCGATCGCCGATGCCCAGGACGGCTTCGTCCAAGCCGTGGTCAGCGGCCTCGGACACCACGCGATCAGCCTCTTCGTCGGCTACGCCCTGTGCCTGGGCTGCCTGGTGATGCGCCGCCGGGTCCTACGCCAGCGCAGCGAGACCCGCGACGAGGTCGAGCGCGAGCGCGCCCTGGCCTCCTGA
- a CDS encoding L-threonylcarbamoyladenylate synthase, with the protein MARFLDVHPDNPQPRLISQVVDALREDQLIAYPTDSGYALGSRIGNKDGRDRILRIRGLDDRHHFTLICKDFAQLGTMVHVDNSAFRAIKHATPGPYTFILPATPEVPRRLMHPKKKTVGVRIPDHAVVQALLEELGEPLLSSTLILPGESEPEVFGWNVKEALDHQVDIVIEAGETPAEPTTVIDWSDGQPEVIREGAGDVSGFLALD; encoded by the coding sequence GTGGCCCGATTTCTCGACGTACACCCTGACAACCCGCAGCCCCGTCTGATCAGCCAGGTCGTCGACGCCCTGCGGGAGGACCAGCTGATCGCGTACCCGACCGATTCCGGCTACGCGCTCGGATCCCGGATCGGCAACAAGGACGGCCGCGACCGGATCCTGCGGATCCGCGGCCTCGACGACCGGCACCACTTCACGCTGATCTGCAAGGACTTCGCGCAGCTCGGCACGATGGTCCACGTCGACAACAGCGCCTTCCGGGCGATCAAGCACGCGACGCCGGGGCCCTACACCTTCATCCTCCCGGCCACCCCGGAGGTGCCGCGCCGGCTGATGCACCCGAAGAAGAAGACCGTCGGCGTACGCATCCCCGACCATGCCGTCGTGCAGGCGCTGCTCGAGGAGCTCGGTGAGCCGCTGCTGTCCTCGACGCTGATCCTGCCCGGCGAGAGCGAGCCGGAGGTCTTCGGCTGGAACGTCAAGGAGGCGCTCGACCACCAGGTCGACATCGTGATCGAGGCCGGCGAGACCCCGGCCGAGCCGACCACGGTGATCGACTGGTCCGACGGTCAGCCCGAGGTCATCCGCGAAGGCGCTGGAGACGTGTCCGGCTTCCTGGCTCTGGACTGA
- a CDS encoding 4-hydroxy-3-methylbut-2-enyl diphosphate reductase, protein MSIDLGTPRLITDDEKAVLLAEPRGYCAGVDRAVITVEEALDLYGAPVYVRKEIVHNKHVVDDLRNRGAVFVNELDEVPSGATVVFSAHGVSPAVHADAAVRELKTIDATCPLVTKVHLEAKRFAREGYSILLIGHAGHEEVEGTMGEAPEATTLVEGPGDVPGIEVPDPSKVVWLSQTTLSVDETMETVAALRAKFPELLDPPSDDICYATQNRQQAVKEIGAASDLVIVVGSGNSSNSVRLVEVALEAGAKAAYRVDDATEIDESWLEGVRSVSVTSGASVPEKLVEGVVGFLKDRGFPDATAHKSAEESLIFALPTELRKDLKAAAARG, encoded by the coding sequence ATGAGCATCGACCTCGGCACCCCACGCCTGATCACCGACGACGAGAAGGCCGTCCTTCTCGCCGAGCCGCGCGGCTACTGCGCCGGGGTGGATCGGGCCGTGATCACCGTGGAAGAGGCCCTGGACCTCTACGGCGCGCCGGTCTACGTGCGCAAGGAGATCGTCCACAACAAGCACGTCGTCGACGACCTCCGCAACCGCGGTGCCGTGTTCGTCAACGAGCTCGACGAGGTGCCCTCCGGTGCGACCGTCGTCTTCTCAGCCCACGGTGTCTCGCCGGCGGTCCACGCCGATGCCGCCGTGCGTGAGCTGAAGACGATCGACGCGACCTGCCCCCTGGTCACCAAGGTCCACCTCGAGGCCAAGCGGTTCGCGCGCGAGGGCTACAGCATCCTGCTGATCGGTCACGCCGGTCACGAGGAGGTCGAGGGCACCATGGGCGAGGCGCCGGAGGCGACCACGCTCGTCGAGGGCCCCGGCGACGTACCCGGCATCGAGGTTCCGGATCCCTCCAAGGTCGTCTGGCTCTCCCAGACCACGCTCTCGGTCGACGAGACCATGGAGACCGTCGCCGCGCTCCGAGCGAAGTTCCCCGAGCTGCTCGACCCGCCCAGCGACGACATCTGCTACGCCACCCAGAACCGCCAGCAGGCGGTCAAGGAGATCGGCGCCGCCAGCGACCTGGTCATCGTCGTGGGCTCCGGCAACTCCTCCAACTCGGTGCGCCTGGTCGAGGTCGCCCTCGAGGCGGGCGCCAAGGCGGCCTACCGCGTCGACGACGCCACTGAGATCGACGAGTCCTGGCTCGAGGGCGTACGCAGCGTCTCGGTCACTTCCGGGGCCAGCGTCCCGGAGAAGCTGGTCGAGGGCGTCGTCGGATTCCTCAAGGACCGGGGCTTCCCCGACGCCACGGCGCACAAGAGCGCCGAGGAGTCGTTGATCTTCGCGCTGCCCACCGAGCTCCGCAAGGATCTCAAGGCGGCTGCCGCAAGGGGTTGA